A single genomic interval of Cucumis sativus cultivar 9930 chromosome 7, Cucumber_9930_V3, whole genome shotgun sequence harbors:
- the LOC101218725 gene encoding methyl-CpG-binding domain-containing protein 4, which produces MAAAADRPPKTPTKSTRLPVGLFAAQCEECFKWRLISTQEEYEGIRSKIIEEPFTCQRKTDTSCEDPPDIDYDTTRTWGIDKPNIPKTPEGFTRRLVLRKNFTKFDAYYVTPTGKTVRSSTEVLAFVEANPQYKDIALSNFSFAVPKIMEETVPESILKEGLNSSSAKRIKKTKNESAHTE; this is translated from the exons ATGGCCGCCGCCGCCGACAGGCCTCCCAAAACGCCGACAAAG TCAACACGACTCCCAGTGGGTTTATTTGCTGCCCAGTGTGAGGAATGCTTCAAATGGAGGTTAATAAGTACCCAAGAGGAGTATGAAGGTATTAGAAGCAAAATTATAGAAGAACCTTTCACTTGCCAAAGGAAAACCGATACTTCTTGTGAAGATCCTCCCGATATTGACTATGATACAACTCGAACATGGGGAATTGACAAACCCAACATCCCAAAGACCCCAGAAGGTTTCACAAGACGTTTAGTGCTGAGAAAGAACTTCACTAAATTCGATGCTTACTATGTTACACCCACAGGGAAGACAGTGAGATCTTCAACAGAGGTGTTAGCTTTTGTAGAAGCAAATCCTCAATACAAAGATATAGCTCTTTCAAACTTCAGTTTTGCTGTCCCAAAAATTATGGAAGAAACTGTTCCTGAAAGCATCTTGAAAGAGGGTTTAAATAGCAGCAGTGCcaaaagaattaagaaaacaaagaatgaATCTGCCCATACTGAATGA